One segment of Brassica napus cultivar Da-Ae chromosome C3, Da-Ae, whole genome shotgun sequence DNA contains the following:
- the LOC106375940 gene encoding small nuclear ribonucleoprotein E, protein MASTKVQRIMTQPINLIFRFLQSKARIQIWLFEQKDLRIEGRITGFDEYMNLVLDEAEEVSIKKNTRKPLGRILLKGDNITLMMNTGK, encoded by the exons ATGGCGAGCACCAAAGTTCAGAGGATTATGACCCAACCTATC AACTTGATTTTTAGGTTTCTTCAAAGT AAAGCTAGGATCCAGATTTGGCTTTTTGAGCAGAAAGATCTGAGGATTGAAGGAAGGATTACT GGTTTTGACGAGTACATGAACCTTGTGTTGGATGAAGCTGAAGAAGTGAGCATCAAGAAGAACACCAGGAAACCACTTG GGAGGATTCTACTCAAAGGAGACAACATAACTCTGATGATGAACAC GGGAAAGTAA
- the LOC106430980 gene encoding calmodulin-binding protein 60 C, protein MHTRYMERTNSMREKRKLEEDDNSNHQQQQQQPERKRPALASVIVEALKMDSLQRLCSSLEPILRRVVSEEVERALAKLGPARVSERSSPKRIEGIGGRNLQLQFRSRLSVPLFTGGKIEGEQGAAIHVVLLDSTTGRVLTTGPEASAKLDVVVLDGDFNSEDDEGWSEEEFESHLVKERQGKRPLLTGDVLVTLKEGVGTLGELIFTDNSSWIRCRKFRLGLKVSSGYCEGMRVREAKTEAFTVKDHRGELYKKHYPPALDDEVWRLEKIGKDGAFHKKLNKAGIYNVKEFLRLMVKDAQKLRTILGSGMSNRMWETLAEHSKTCVLSEMLYVYYPEDSVGVVFNNIYEFSGLISGKQYYPADSLSDNQKVYVDGLVRKAYENWDQVIEYDSKSLMNFNQVNKVDALDYSLPVSGPSQPSTSYSGEASVYSQSQGTSFPAQSQLADTTSYMHFGNSSYAPPQDQLINNTHESQSMINSNGGGSLALGAPTGSQSQHLVQPPPEVNLFNDWSNTGNRGGGDGFLSEEEIRARSNEMLENDDMQQLLRLFSMSGGGGGGPQTPINMGEDGFGFNSFGQSSMGGYGEDRSQSGKPVVGWLKIKAAMRWGFFIRRKAAQRRARIVELDDDE, encoded by the exons ATGCATACGAGGTATATGGAGAGGACTAATAGTatgagagaaaagagaaaacttGAGGAAGATGATAATAGCAATcaccagcagcagcagcagcagcctgAGCGTAAAAGGCCAGCTCTTGCAAG TGTGATTGTGGAAGCCCTGAAGATGGATAGTTTACAGAGGCTTTGCTCCTCTTTGGAACCAATTCTTCGCCGAGTG GTAAGCGAAGAGGTGGAGCGAGCATTGGCGAAACTAGGCCCTGCTAGAGTTAGTGAGAG GTCTTCTCCTAAACGTATCGAAGGCATTGGTGGAAGGAACTTGCAGCTACAGTTCAGGTCTAGATTATCTGTTCCTTTGTTCACCGGAGGGAAGATAGAAGGAGAGCAAGGCGCTGCCATCCACGTTGTACTTCTAGATTCCACAACGGGACGTGTACTGACGACAGGACCCGAAGCTTCCGCAAAGCTCGATGTTGTTGTGCTCGACGGTGATTTCAACAGCGAAGACGACGAAGGCTGGAGCGAAGAAGAGTTCGAAAGTCATCTGGTGAAAGAGCGTCAAGGGAAGAGGCCTCTTTTGACCGGTGACGTGCTGGTGACGTTGAAAGAAGGCGTGGGGACGTTAGGTGAACTTATCTTTACGGATAACTCGAGTTGGATAAGGTGCAGAAAGTTCAGGCTGGGGTTGAAGGTGTCTTCTGGTTACTGCGAGGGGATGCGTGTGCGCGAGGCGAAGACGGAAGCTTTTACAGTCAAGGACCATCGTGGAGAGT TGTACAAGAAACATTACCCACCTGCGTTGGATGATGAGGTTTGGAGGTTGGAGAAGATTGGAAAAGACGGAGCTTTCCATAAGAAACTGAACAAAGCAGGGATCTACAATGTTAAAGAGTTCCTGCGTCTTATGGTCAAGGATGCTCAGAAGCTAAGGACT ATTCTTGGGAGTGGGATGTCAAATAGGATGTGGGAGACACTTGCAGAGCATTCCAAGACATGCGTCTTGAGTGAAATGCTTTATGTTTACTATCCTGAGGACTCGGTTGGTGTTGTTTTCAACAATATTTATGAGTTCAGTGGTCTTATCTCAGGGAAGCAGTATTATCCTGCTGATTCTCTTTCTGACAACCAAAAG GTTTATGTGGATGGATTGGTGAGGAAAGCatatgaaaactgggatcagGTTATTGAGTATGACAGCAAGTCACTTATGAACTTCAATCAAGTTAACAAAGTGGATGCTTTAGATTACTCTTTGCCAGTTTCTGGTCCAAGCCAACCCTCTACCTCTTATTCTGGTGAAG cATCAGTGTACAGCCAGAGTCAGGGTACAAGCTTCCCGGCTCAGTCTCAGCTAGCTGATACTACTTCTTACATGCACTTTGGAAACAGTTCATACGCACCACCGCAAGACCAGCTGATTAACAACACTCATGAATCACAAAGCATGATCAATAGCAATGGCGGTGGAAGTCTGGCGCTGGGTGCACCAACAGGATCCCAAAGCCAACACTTGGTTCAGCCTCCTCCTGAGGTTAACCTTTTTAATGACTGGTCAAACACGGGGAACAGAGGAGGAGGTGATGGGTTTTTATCAGAGGAGGAGATAAGGGCAAGAAGTAATGAAATGCTCGAGAACGATGATATGCAGCAGCTGTTGAGACTCTTTAGCATgagcggtggtggtggtggcggccCGCAAACTCCTATCAACATGGGGGAAGACGGGTTTGGGTTCAACTCTTTTGGTCAGTCTTCGATGGGTGGTTATGGAGAAGACCGTTCGCAGTCGGGTAAGCCTGTTGTTGGATGGCTAAAGATCAAAGCAGCTATGAGATGGGGCTTCTTCATCAGAAGGAAAGCTGCTCAGAGACGTGCGCGGATTGTTGAACTCGATGACGACGAATAA
- the LOC106430967 gene encoding VIN3-like protein 2, producing MDSSLDGDSMKGRKMSVDEKRKLVHELSKDSDLAFEALQVWTHEEIRQVLCAELGKERKYKNLTKAQLINSLLKTVSEKKAPTPPIKGNSGGDQEDRKRDSSTTTKTTKRNSKRQRKNATPTRYVSAESVNKAKGGSIYCKNLACQAVLRQEDLFCQRCSCCICHKYDDNKDPSLWLTCGSDPPFPGESCGLSCHLDCAFKTEKSGLKPSSDVDGCFSCVSCGKTNSLLECWKKQMLIAKETRSVDVLCQRLVLAQKLLKGTEKYRKLSETVEEAVKSLETELCGGPLTDLPSAMCRGNVNRLGSAPQVKDLCSSALKSLQDTPLDETKVLTRTLQEEEEAAFVSSLSTKEEETVPEKLVNVKSSISCGFGLEDCVKIMRQLECSGHVDKSFRQEFLTWYSLRASAQEMNVVKTFIDAFKDDSVALAEQLVDTFSDCISRKR from the exons ATGGACTCTTCTCTCGACG GTGACTCCATGAAAGGCAGAAAAATGAGTGTTGATGAAAAGAGAAAGCTTGTTCATGAACTCTCAAAAGATTCTGATTTAGCCTTTGAAGCCTTGCAGGTGTGGACCCATGAGGAGATTCGACAGGTCTTATGCGCAGAGTTGGGTAAAGAAAGAAAGTACAAGAACCTGACGAAAGCTCAGCTCATCAACAGCCTCTTGAAAACTGTATCAGAGAAAAAAGCTCCAACGCCTCCTATTAAAGGAAACTctggaggagatcaagaagacaGGAAGAGAGactcatcaacaacaacaaaaacaactaAGAGAAACTCAAAAAGACAAAGGAAGAACGCTACTCCTACTCGCTATGTGAGCGCTGAATCGGTTAATAAAGCTAAAGGCGGTAGTATCTACTGTAAGAACTTGGCTTGTCAAGCTGTGCTGAGACAAGAAGACTTGTTCTGTCAAAGGTGTTCTTGTTGTATCTGCCATAAGTATGATGACAATAAAGATCCTAGTCTCTGGTTAACTTGCGGTTCCGATCCTCCGTTCCCCGGTGAGTCTTGTGGCTTGTCTTGCCATCTGGATTGTGCTTTCAAGACTGAGAAATCAGGTCTCAAGCCAAGTAGTGACGTTGATGGATGCTTCTCCTGTGTCTCTTGTGGCAAAACAAACAGCTTGCTTGA gTGTTGGAAGAAGCAAATGTTGATTGCAAAGGAAACCAGAAGCGTTGACGTGCTTTGTCAACGTCTTGTATTGGCTCAGAAGCTTCTCAAGGGCACGGAGAAGTACAGAAAACTATCTGAGACCGTGGAGGAAGCTGTGAAGAGTTTGGAAACTGAGTTGTGTGGTGGTCCCCTTACTGATCTCCCATCGGCAATGTGTAGAGGAAACGTAAACAGGCTTGGCTCAGCGCCACAAGTGAAGGATCTTTGCTCTTCTGCTTTGAAATCCCTCCAAGATACACCGCTTGATGAAACCAAAGTCTTGACCAGAACCcttcaagaagaagaggaagcagCTTTTGTGAGTAGCTTAAgcactaaagaagaagaaactgttCCAGAGAAGCTGGTCAATGTTAAGAGTTCAATAAGCTGCGGTTTTGGGCTGGAGGATTGTGTGAAGATTATGAGACAGCTTGAGTGTTCAGGTCATGTTGATAAGAGTTTCAGACAGGAGTTTCTGACTTGGTATAGCTTAAGAGCCAGTGCTCAGGAGATGAACGTTGTGAAGACATTCATTGATGCTTTCAAGGACGATTCAGTAGCTTTAGCTGAGCAGCTCGTTGACACGTTCTCTGATTGCATATCAAGAAAGCGGTGA
- the LOC106430963 gene encoding uncharacterized protein LOC106430963: MPINKDPTTPPPVIGKIGPYTVFMTPPATPKPPESPAAVSQKAIVQPPVLPPPQQFKSVASSSEQDGSVLGFLKNAATKVQNAHSSVDDHLVRWFGLNQSKYQWALDEYYQGKGSEVKCVKAEEMPGKVQSV; the protein is encoded by the exons ATGCCAATCAACAAAGACCCAACAACACCTCCGCCTGTCATCGGAAAGATCGGGCCTTACACTGTTTTCATGACTCCTCCGGCGACTCCAAAACCACCTGAATCTCCTGCCGCCGTGTCCCAGAAGGCCATCGTTCAACCGCCGGTTCTTCCCCCGCCGCAGCAGTTTAAATCGGTGGCTTCGTCCTCTGAACAAGACGGCTCAGTTTTGGGTTTCCTCAAAAACGCCGCCACAAAGGTTCAAAATG CACACTCTAGCGTGGATGATCATTTGGTGAGATGGTTTGGGTTAAACCAATCTAAGTACCAGTGGGCTTTGGACGAGTATTACCAAGGCAAAGGATCT GAAGTGAAGTGCGTGAAAGCAGAGGAAATGCCAGGGAAAGTACAAAGCGTATAA
- the LOC106430978 gene encoding pentatricopeptide repeat-containing protein At2g18940, chloroplastic, with protein sequence MDAALSPLKPPYPIQSKRPPPPQSSNHSVKFSSATLHLPPPSPSPPSFPLDSLLHHLVHLSSSPRHANSPAAARFPSLEVKSAKPISSPVLGINGSLKLLCKKETALLNSILDHPLSELSSFFDSAKSELIRTDVFSLVKALDDSGNWERAVLLFEWLVSASNSGALKLDHYVIEIVVRILGRESQYSVAAKLLDKIPLQEYTLDVRAYTTILYAYSRTGKYERAVNLFERMKEMGPSPTLVTYNVILDVFGRMGRSWGKIVLVLDEIRSKGMKFDEFTCSTVLSACAREGLLREAKEFFAEIKSSGYEPGTVTYNALLQVYGKAGVYTEALKILKEMEENNCPADSVTYNELVAAYVRAGFTKEAAGVIEMMTGKGVMPNAITYTTVIDAYGKSGKEEEALKLFYSMKRAGCVPNTCTYNVVLSMLGKKSRSNEMVKMLCDMKSNGCSPNRITWNTMLALCGKKGMDKYVNRVFREMKSCGFEPDRDTFNTLISAYGRCGSEVDASKMFGEMTRAGFNACVTTYNALLNALARQGDWRSGEGVISDMKSKGFKPTETSYSLMLQCYAKGGNVLGIERIEKEIVEGQIFPSWMLLRTLLLANFKCRALAGMERAFALFKKHGYKPDMVIFNSMLSIFTRNNMYDQAHEILQSIRDHELNPDLVTYNSLMDMYVRRGECWKAEEILKSLEKSKLRPDLVSYNTVIKGFCRKGLMQEAVRMLSEMSERGIRPCIFTYNTFVSGYTAMGMFGEIEDVIECMAKNKCRPNELTYKMVVDGYCRGGRYSEAMEFVSKIKTLDAYFDDQSIQRLAVRVRENLES encoded by the coding sequence ATGGACGCCGCACTCTCCCCTCTCAAACCTCCATACCCTATTCAATCCAAGAGACCTCCACCACCTCAGTCCTCCAACCACTCCGTCAAATTCAGCTCCGCCACACTCCACTTAcctcctccttctccttctcctccttCCTTCCCTCTCGATTCCCTTCTCCACCACCTCGTCCACCTCTCTTCCTCTCCCCGACATGCCAATTCACCCGCCGCAGCTCGTTTCCCTTCTCTCGAGGTCAAATCGGCGAAACCCATCTCGAGCCCCGTTCTGGGTATCAACGGGTCTTTGAAGCTACTGTGTAAGAAGGAAACTGCGTTACTCAACTCCATTTTGGACCACCCTTTGTCTGAATTGAGCAGCTTCTTCGATTCCGCGAAGTCCGAGCTGATTAGGACCGATGTGTTCAGTCTCGTCAAGGCTCTGGACGATTCCGGGAACTGGGAGAGAGCGGTTTTGTTATTCGAATGGCTAGTTTCGGCTTCGAATTCAGGAGCTTTGAAGCTAGATCATTATGTTATAGAGATTGTAGTTAGGATCTTAGGTAGAGAGTCTCAGTACTCCGTTGCAGCTAAGCTGCTCGATAAAATTCCTCTGCAAGAATACACGTTAGATGTCCGCGCTTACACGACCATTCTCTACGCTTATTCGCGTACAGGGAAGTACGAAAGAGCGGTCAATCTCTTCGAGAGGATGAAAGAGATGGGCCCTTCGCCTACTCTGGTGACTTACAATGTGATCCTCGATGTTTTCGGGAGAATGGGAAGGTCTTGGGGGAAGATTGTACTAGTTTTAGACGAGATTAGAAGCAAAGGGATGAAGTTCGATGAGTTCACTTGCAGCACTGTGTTGTCCGCCTGTGCGAGAGAGGGTTTGTTAAGAGAGGCGAAAGAGTTTTTCGCTGAGATTAAGTCAAGCGGATACGAGCCTGGGACTGTGACTTACAACGCGCTGTTGCAAGTTTACGGTAAAGCGGGGGTTTACACGGAAGCGTTAAAGATTTTGAAAGAGATGGAGGAGAACAATTGTCCCGCGGATTCCGTGACGTACAATGAGCTTGTTGCGGCTTATGTTAGAGCTGGTTTCACCAAGGAAGCTGCCGGGGTCATCGAGATGATGACGGGGAAAGGTGTGATGCCGAACGCGATCACTTATACGACTGTGATAGATGCGTATGGGAAGTCGgggaaggaggaggaggcttTGAAGCTGTTTTACAGTATGAAGAGAGCTGGGTGTGTTCCGAACACTTGCACCTACAACGTGGTGCTTAGTATGCTGGGGAAGAAATCGAGATCTAACGAGATGGTGAAGATGTTATGCGACATGAAGTCTAACGGATGTTCCCCGAATCGCATCACTTGGAACACGATGCTCGCTCTGTGTGGGAAAAAGGGTATGGATAAGTACGTGAACCGAGTGTTCCGCGAGATGAAGAGCTGCGGTTTCGAGCCTGATAGGGACACGTTCAATACGCTGATCAGCGCCTACGGGAGGTGTGGTTCGGAGGTCGATGCGTCGAAAATGTTCGGTGAGATGACGAGAGCAGGTTTCAACGCTTGCGTCACGACTTACAACGCGTTGCTTAACGCATTGGCAAGACAAGGGGACTGGAGATCGGGAGAGGGTGTGATCTCCGACATGAAAAGCAAAGGTTTCAAACCGACGGAGACGTCTTACTCGTTGATGCTTCAGTGCTACGCCAAGGGAGGGAACGTGCTAGGGATAGAGAGGATCGAGAAGGAGATAGTCGAGGGGCAGATCTTCCCGAGCTGGATGCTTCTGAGAACTCTGCTTCTCGCAAACTTCAAATGCAGAGCGCTTGCTGGGATGGAGAGAGCCTTCGCGCTGTTTAAAAAGCACGGATACAAACCCGACATGGTGATTTTCAACTCGATGCTTTCCATCTTCACAAGGAACAACATGTACGACCAAGCGCACGAGATCCTGCAGTCCATCCGCGACCACGAGCTAAACCCCGATCTCGTGACCTACAACAGCCTCATGGACATGTACGTAAGACGTGGAGAGTGTTGGAAAGCCGAAGAAATCCTCAAGAGTCTAGAGAAATCGAAGCTAAGACCGGACCTCGTCTCTTACAACACGGTGATCAAGGGGTTCTGCAGGAAAGGGCTGATGCAAGAAGCGGTTAGGATGCTGTCGGAGATGTCGGAGCGTGGGATCAGACCGTGTATCTTCACTTACAACACGTTTGTTTCGGGCTACACGGCGATGGGGATGTTTGGGGAGATAGAGGATGTGATTGAGTGTATGGCGAAGAATAAGTGCAGACCAAATGAGTTGACTTATAAAATGGTTGTGGATGGTTATTGCAGAGGAGGGAGGTATAGTGAAGCTATGGAGTTTGTATCGAAGATTAAAACCCTTGATGCTTACTTTGATGATCAGTCCATCCAACGGCTAGCTGTTCGAGTTCGTGAGAATTTAGAATCCtaa
- the LOC106430961 gene encoding ATPase 1, plasma membrane-type-like — MSGLENIKNENVDLEKIPIEEVFQLLKCTSEGLTTQEGDDRIQLFGPNKLEEKKESKILKFLGFMWNPLSWVMEAAAIMAIALANGDGRPPDWQDFVGIICLLVINSTISFIEENNAGNAAAALMAGLAPKTKVLRDGKWSEQEAAILVPGDIVSIKLGDIIPADARLLEGDPLKVDQSALTGESLPVTKHPGQEVYSGSTCKQGEIEAVVIATGVRTFFGKAAHLVDSTNQVGHFQKVLSSIGTFCICSIATGMVIEIIVMYGIQKRKYRDGIDNLLVLLIGGIPIAMPTVLSVTMAIGSHRLSQQGAITKRMTAIEELAGMDVLCSDKTGTLTLNKLSVDKDLVEVFCRGVEKGQVLLFAAMASRIENQDAIDAAMVNMLGDPREARAGIKEVHFLPFNPVDKRTALTYIDSDGNWHRVSKGAPEQILDLANARPALRQKALATINNYAERGLRSLAVARQLVPEKTKESSGGPWEFVGLLPLFDPPRHDSAETIRRALNLGVNVKMITGDQLAIGKETGRRLGMGTNMYPSAALLGTDRDSNMASVPIEELIEKADGFAGVFPEHKYEIVKKLQEMKHIVGMTGDGVNDAPALKKADIGIAVADATDAARGASDIVLTEPGLSVIISAVLTSRAIFQRMKNYTIYAVSITIRIVFGFMLIALIWEFDFSAFMVLIIAILNDGTIMTISKDRVKPSPTPDSWKLNEIFATGIVLGGYQAVMSVIFFWVIHKTDFCSDKFGVRSIRDNNDELMSAVYLQVSIISQALIFVTRSRSWSFVERPGALLMIAFVIAQLVATLIAVYADWTFAKVKGIGWGWAAVIWVYSILTYIPQDILKFAIRYILSGKAWISMFDKRTALTTRRDYGAGERQAEWAREQRTQHGLQTRQEVNVFPENGGYRELSQIVEQAKKRAEIARLREIHTFKGHVESVAKLKGLDIDTSGHHYTL, encoded by the exons ATGTCAGGTCTCGAGAATATCAAGAACGAGAATGTTGATCTG GAAAAAATTCCAATTGAGGAAGTTTTCCAGCTGTTAAAATGTACAAGTGAAGGGTTAACGACGCAGGAAGGGGATGACAGGATCCAGTTATTTGGCCCCAACAAGCTCGAAGAGAAGAAG GAAAGCAAGATTCTCAAGTTTCTGGGGTTCATGTGGAATCCGCTTTCATGGGTTATGGAAGCTGCGGCTATCATGGCCATTGCTTTGGCCAATGGTGATGGCAGACCTCCTGATTGGCAAGATTTTGTTGGTATCATCTGTCTGCTTGTTATCAACTCCACTATCAGTTTCATTGAAGAAAACAATGCTGGTAATGCTGCAGCTGCTCTCATGGCTG GTCTTGCTCCTAAAACCAAG GTTCTTAGGGATGGAAAATGGAGTGAACAAGAAGCTGCTATACTTGTCCCAGGTGATATTGTTAGCATTAAACTTGGAGACATCATCCCAGCCGATGCCCGTCTTCTCGAAGGTGATCCTTTAAAGGTTGATCAGTCTGCTCTAACCGGAGAGTCTCTCCCTGTGACCAAGCACCCTGGTCAAGAAGTTTACTCTGGTTCAACTTGCAAGCAAGGAGAAATCGAAGCAGTTGTTATAGCTACAGGAGTCCGCACCTTCTTTGGCAAAGCTGCTCACCTTGTGGACAGCACTAACCAAGTTGGCCACTTCCAGAAAGTTCTCTCGTCCATTGGAACCTTCTGTATCTGCTCAATCGCTACCGGTATGGTGATCGAAATAATCGTCATGTACGGTATTCAAAAAAGGAAGTACAGAGATGGAATTGACAACCTCCTGGTCCTCTTGATTGGTGGTATCCCCATCGCTATGCCGACGGTGCTGTCCGTGACTATGGCTATTGGCTCTCACAGGCTGTCTCAGCAAGGTGCCATCACCAAACGTATGACTGCCATAGAAGAACTGGCGGGGATGGATGTCCTGTGCAGTGACAAAACCGGGACGCTAACACTCAATAAACTGAGTGTGGACAAGGACTTGGTCGAGGTTTTCTGCAGGGGAGTTGAGAAAGGTCAAGTCTTATTATTTGCAGCCATGGCTTCTAGGATTGAGAACCAGGATGCTATTGATGCAGCCATGGTTAATATGCTTGGTGATCCAAGGGAGGCCCGAGCTGGGATCAAGGAGGTTCACTTCCTTCCATTCAACCCTGTGGACAAGAGAACTGCTTTGACTTACATCGACTCTGATGGTAACTGGCATAGAGTCAGCAAAGGTGCTCCTGAGCAGATCCTCGATCTTGCTAATGCCAGGCCTGCCCTTAGGCAGAAGGCACTCGCTACTATTAACAACTACGCAGAGCGCGGTCTTAGGTCATTGGCAGTTGCTCGTCAG ttggtccctgagaaaacaaaagaaagctcAGGTGGACCATGGGAGTTTGTTGGCTTGTTGCCTCTCTTTGACCCTCCAAGACATGACAGTGCTGAAACCATTCGTAGGGCTTTGAACCTTGGTGTTAACGTTAAGATGATTACTG GTGATCAACTTGCTATTGGTAAGGAAACTGGTCGCAGGCTTGGGATGGGAACCAATATGTATCCATCTGCGGCTCTTCTCGGTACCGACAGGGACTCAAACATGGCCTCCGTTCCTATTGAGGAGTTGATTGAGAAGGCTGATGGGTTTGCTGGCGTCTTTCCAG AGCACAAATATGAGATTGTGAAAAAGCTGCAAGAGATGAAACACATTGTTGGAATGACTGGTGATGGTGTCAATGATGCTCCTGCTTTGAAGAAAGCTGACATTGGTATTGCTGTGGCCGATGCTACTGATGCTGCTCGTGGTGCTTCTGATATTGTTCTCACCGAACCTGGTTTGAGTGTTATCATCAGTGCAGTGCTCACTAGCAGAGCTATCTTCCAGAGAATGAAGAACTATACA ATTTATGCAGTCTCAATCACAATCCGTATTGTT TTTGGTTTCATGCTCATTGCTCTGATATGGGAATTTGACTTCTCAGCCTTCATGGTTCTGATTATTGCCATCCTTAATGATG GTACTATCATGACAATTTCAAAGGATAGAGTCAAGccatctccaacacctgatagcTGGAAGCTCAATGAAATCTTTGCCACTGGAATTGTGTTGGGAGGCTACCAAGCCGTTATGAGTGTGATTTTCTTCTGGGTGATTCACAAGACTGACTTCTGCTCG GACAAGTTTggtgtgaggtcaatcagggaCAATAACGATGAACTAATGTCTGCTGTGTACCTACAAGTTAGTATCATCAGTCAAGCGCTTATATTCGTCACGAGGTCAAGGAGCTGGTCATTCGTTGAACGTCCTGGGGCGCTTCTGATGATTGCATTCGTCATTGCACAACTG GTTGCTACTTTGATTGCAGTGTATGCAGACTGGACTTTTGCAAAGGTGAAGGGTATAGGTTGGGGATGGGCTGCTGTGATTTGGGTTTACAGTATTTTAACATACATCCCACAAGACATTTTGAAGTTTGCCATTAGATACATCTTGAGTGGAAAGGCTTGGATCAGCATGTTTGACAAAAGG ACCGCTTTGACGACCAGGAGAGATTACGGTGCTGGAGAAAGACAAGCTGAGTGGGCAAGAGAACAAAGGACGCAGCACGGTCTGCAGACAAGGCAAGAGGTCAACGTCTTCCCAGAGAACGGGGGTTACAGAGAGCTGTCTCAGATCGTTGAGCAAGCTAAGAAAAGGGCTGAGATAGCTAG GCTTAGGGAGATTCACACATTTAAGGGACATGTTGAATCAGTCGCAAAGCTAAAGGGCTTGGACATTGATACATCAGGACATCACTACACTCTGTAG